The Raphanus sativus cultivar WK10039 chromosome 2, ASM80110v3, whole genome shotgun sequence DNA segment AACCAGTTTGTTCCTTTCAgaaatatttcaattatatgtcTTTTATTATGGTGCGATGGCAATGATTGTTGTGAGCAATCATTCGTTCTAATCCtcattttatattatctatAATTGATTACTGAAAAAAAATCGATGGTGATCAAGTTTTTTGGCTGCCTAGTTGCAGCGACTGCTTAACTATCTAACGTGATTAGCCAACTAATCGTTTCATagacaattaattttcttggaCATGTTAGATAGGACTTTGCATATATAATAGTACTTTGTAATTTCATAATGTTTACAATTTCAAGTGATAATTGCAATAAaccttttaacaaaaaaagaagaagagataatTGCAATAGTAATTCGCCTAAGTTATTGATTAAAAATACTTATCTGTTGCTTATAACTATTGTGGTAactttttatttgaaaacatgttTTAGTCTTAACATATTCTGATTATCATCCCGGTAACAGATTATCGTTGAGTTATCAAAAGGGTCAGCTATATTGTTGAAACTAATTACAAATTAAGTTTCCTTAGGCTACCTAACTTTGGTtcactttctttttatttcccaGTTAAAAATATACGTCAGTTTTCCCTCATTATTATGGCATAGTTTCAAAGCAAACAAGGAGACTGGATAGCAAAGGAAATCTACACGATGCCTCGCCTAACCCTGATATCAGAAATCAACTGGTGAACTCTTTAGGTCGTTTGGTCCCTGGTCACCTACAACTCTCTGACTCCTTGATAGCGTAGCTTCTAAATCTTTGGCAGCCTCTATGGTTCCTTTAATGCAACTGAACTCTCTTGTAACGACCCTGATCCATGGCAGTGgcccatttgtttttttttaattaaaacccaaaaccctttctattctttttgtcccacattggaagtttgagCTTCTCACCTCTCTTCCCTCCTCCTATATAAGAGactccttctcttctctttttttcatcaagtcaaagtattcTTTGCGCATGACAAACTGTTGAATTATTCAACGACCAGTCACTAGTCAATTTTTCCGGTGAGATTTCCGGCGAGCTTCCAGCGGGATTTCTGGGCGAGCTTCCGGTGGGGTTTTCTAGTAAGTATGCCGCTTCCATATTTTCTAGTTATAGGAATCTATTCAGAGAATTCTATTTTAGGGAATCCGCCATTTTTAGgaaatttctattttaggaaagtttctattttgggaaagtttctattttaggaaagttccTATTTTTGGAAACTTTATTTTCCTGCGACTCTGAGCCTAAGTCGTTAATCCTCGTGTTGCAGTTGACTTCAGTTGATCACTTCCGTTGTTTTTTCCGGtcagttgctaaggtgagggctattccgttaaatcctgagctagtttagtactattattattgaaagtctagtttcgaaacatgatccgtctttgtgaatcgagtatgtttgaaagtcttggttgcttattattaatttgattgttaaactggaaataggataatagaggattcaacgattgtgtgaaatgattgatgttaaagactgttatatatatgtatatatctagtaaggactatgtggtgagtgcgggggcccagagtgatttgggctagcgacgcatatgagtacgggggcccagagaaatctgagctagcgacgtatagagtgcgggggcacagagacatctgagctagcgacgcatagtggatgagtacgggggcccagagacgtctgagctagcgacgtatattgtgtggtgcggggtgcagagacgtttgcatatcgacgcatattggtggagtgcgggggtccagagatgtctggactatcgacgcatattatgatatcgtatatccgtatgaggagaacgcagggtgtgtggactagctatgtaccatcagcgtattgtttgttttgtgtgatgtgctaggcatcttgtctgttcatgctagagctactcttacatagtcgtagtgctatgtgctgagtctgtggtttgcgggttagcatcccatacctcactgagtgactcccctgttgctcatccctctttcttttctctttcaggtGAGCCTGGCAGACAGGAGTGATTGCTTTCGGATTGGTGCTTTGggagttttattcttattttcagacttcggttttatgcttttatcgatattttccggatttattttatttatgctattattggattatggtgttgagtttgacttttgagaagtaataaatggagacttttatgagattattatttattatattattttagaaaatcggggtattacaatttggtatcagagcggggttcCGTCCCGGCTCTGACCCGGGACGGCGATTTATGGGACTCGGATTTCAGtgattttttaatgttttgggATTgggagttttttttaaaaaaaatgcacCCTTCTGCCGAGCATCATTCGGTTAGTCGTTAGAGATtctggttttcttttcttatgcAGGTGAATACCAAGTTTCTTTCGTTTCCATCGTCTATTACCTtgtatctttcttttcttcgaaGCTGTGGACGttctttcttcatctctttggaattcgaggacgaattcttcttaagtgggggagaattgtaacgaccctgATCCATGGCAGTGgcccatttgtttttttttaattaaaacccaaaaccctttctattctttttgtcccacattggaagtttgagCTTCTCACCTCTCTTCCCTCCTCCTATATAAGAGactccttctcttctctttttttcatcaagtcaaagtattcTTTGCGCATGACAAACTGTTGAATTATTCAACGACCAGTCACTAGTCAATTTTTCCGGTGAGATTTCCGGCGAGCTTCCAGCGGGATTTCTGGGCGAGCTTCCGGTGGGGTTTTCTAGTAAGTATGCCGCTTCCATATTTTCTAGTTATAGGAATCTATTCAGAGAATTCTATTTTAGGGAATCCGCCATTTTTAGgaaatttctattttaggaaagtttctattttgggaaagtttctattttaggaaagttccTATTTTTGGAAACTTTATTTTCCTGCGACTCTGAGCCTAAGTCGTTAATCCTCGTGTTGCAGTTGACTTCAGTTGATCACTTCCGTTGTTTTTTCCGGtcagttgctaaggtgagggctattccgttaaatcctgagctagtttagtactattattattgaaagtctagtttcgaaacatgatccgtctttgtgaatcgagtatgtttgaaagtcttggttgcttattattaatttgattgttaaactggaaataggataatagaggattcaacgattgtgtgaaatgattgatgttaaagactgttatatatatgtatatatctagtaaggactatgtggtgagtgcgggggcccagagtgatttgggctagcgacgcatatgagtacgggggcccagagaaatctgagctagcgacgtatagagtgcgggggcacagagacatctgagctagcgacgcatagtggatgagtacgggggcccagagacgtctgagctagcgacgtatattgtgtggtgcggggtgcagagacgtttgcatatcgacgcatattggtggagtgcgggggtccagagatgtctggactatcgacgcatattatgatatcgtatatccgtatgaggagaacgcagggtgtgtggactagctatgtaccatcagcgtattgtttgttttgtgtgatgtgctaggcatcttgtctgttcatgctagagctactcttacatagtcgtagtgctatgtgctgagtctgtggtttgcgggttagcatcccatacctcactgagtgactcccctgttgctcatccctctttcttttctctttcaggtGAGCCTGGCAGACAGGAGTGATTGCTTTCGGATTGGTGCTTTGggagttttattcttattttcagacttcggttttatgcttttatcgatattttccggatttattttatttatgctattattggattatggtgttgagtttgacttttgagaagtaataaatggagacttttatgagattattatttattatattattttagaaaatcggggtattacatCTCTTTTCAGCATGAAAACTAatattttgggtttaaaatGCACTCTTTTAAAATGCACTCTTTTGTTCAAATCTTTTAAAATGCCCTCTTTTGTTGGTTTCAGCCCATTTACAAATCCAAACCACAGCCCACTTAAGCTACAGTGAAATTCACACGACGTCGTATAGAGCATTTAACACATTAACTCGAGTTTACCCGAGGGAGAAGTGGAAGGAAGagtaagcaaagaaaaaaacgCTATGAAATTACCAAAACCTCCAAATCTCCCCGAGAAACCACTTAAACCCAACTTCTTCCACGGCCACCGTAAACCTTCCCGTAACCGTCCCGTCGTCCACGGCTCTCTCTTCTCCAACCGCCAATACCTCTCCAGAGACCCGCCCAAATCACAACCGAACCCCGTCGCCAACCGAACCCCCTTCGATCTCCGCAAATGGGACCCGCAATCCCGCGCCCAACCCTCTCCGCCGCCTCCTCCTTCCGCAACCATCTCCGCCGCCTCCGAGCGTCTATCCCCGATCGCGCGATTCGTCCTCGACGCCTTCCGCAAGAACCGAAACCACTGGGGCCCCTCCGTCGTCTCGGAGCTGAACAAGCTCCGCCGCGTCACGCCGAGCACCGTCGCCGAGGTTCTGAAAGCGGGGAACGACGCCGCCGTCGCGGCGAAGTTCTTCCACTGGGCCGGGAAGCAGAAAGGGTACAGGCACGACTTCGCGTCGTACAACGCCTTCGCGTATTGCCTCAACCGAACCGGAAACTTCCGCGCGGCGGATCAGCTGCCGGAGCTGATGGATTCTCAAGGGAGGCCTCCGTCGGAGAAACAGTTCGAGATCCTGATCAGGATGCACGCGGATAACAGGAGGGGGTTAAGGGTTTATTACGTGTacgagaagatgaagaagtttGGATTCAAGCCTAGCGTGTTCTTGTACAATAGGATAATGGATGCTCTTATGAAATGTGGTTACTTTGATTTAGGTTTAGCTGTTTATGGTGATTTTAAAGAGGACGGTTTGGTTGAGGAAAGGACTACTTTCATGGTCTTGGTTAAAGGATTGTGTAAAGCTGGTAGGATGGAGGAGATGTTAGAGATTCTGCAGAGGATGAGGGAGAATTTGTGTAAGCCTGATGTGTTTGCTTACACGGCGATGATCAAGACGTTGGTTTCCGAAGGGAATTTGGATGGGAGTCTACGGGTTTGGGAGGAGATGAAACGCGACGAGGTGAAACCGGATGTGATGGCGTATGGAACGCTCGTTTTGGGATTGTGTAAAGACGGTAGAGTTGAGAGAGGGTATGAGTTTTTTGTGGagatgaaggagaaggagatttTGATTGATAGGGATATCTACAGGGTTTTGATTGAAGGGTTTGTAGCGGATGGGAAGGTTAGGTGTGCTTGTGATCTGTGGGAGGATCTGGTGGGTTCTGGGTATATTGCTGATCTTGGGATTTACAATGCAGTTATTAAAGGGTTGTGTACTGTGAATCAGGTTGATAAAGCGTATAAGCTCTTCCTAGTTGCACTTGATGAAGAACTGGAGCCAGATTTTGAGACTCTGAGTCCTATTATGGTTTCATTTGTGGTGTTGAAGAGACTGAGTGATTTTTCGGATTTGCTAGAACGGATTGGGGAAATGGGATACCCTATAGCAGATTACCTTTCACAGTTTTTTAATTTGTTGTGTGCTGACAAAGAAAAGAGAACGATGGCTTTAGATGTCTTTGATGTGCTAAAAACTAAAGGTCATGTCAGTGTCTTTGTGTACAACAATCTCATGGAAGCTCTTTACAAGATGGGAAATATTGAAAAGTCCTTATCACTTTTATCTGAAATGAAGGATTTTGGGTTTGAACCAGATTCATCATCGTACAGTATTGCAATTAGATGTTCTGTTGAGAAAGGGGAAGTCCAGGAGGCTTGTTTATATCATGAAAAAATCACCGAGATGTCGTGTGTTCCTTCCATAGCTGCTTATCTGTCTCTTGCTAGAGGGCTCAGTCAAATTGGAGAAATTGATGCTGTGATGTTATTAGTTCGTGAATGCCTGGGAAACGTTGAGAGTGGTCCTATGGAGTTTAAGTACGCTCTGACTGTCTGTCATGTATGCAAAACGAGTAGCGCGGAGAAGGTTATGGAAGTCCTTGATGAGATGAACCAGGAAGGTGTCTGTATCAGTGAAGTTATATACTGCGCGATTATCTCTGGTATGTCTAAGCATGGAACAATAAAAGCAGCAAGAGAAGTCTTTGCGGAGCTGAAAAGGCGCAAGGTGATGACAGAGGCTGAAATGGTAGTCTATGATGAAATGTTGGTTGAGCAGACAAAGAAGAAAACAGCTGATTTGGTGCTTTCAGGGATCAAGTTTTTCGGTCTCGAGTCAAAACTAAGAGCAAAAGGTTGCAGAATACTTGATTAACTAACGTTTAAGAGACTGAAAGAGATCACTCAGCTGCACTTGTGACTAAGAGGAGCTGCTTTTTCCGAACAACTGCATAAAGTCTTCTGTGCGTTGGTATTACTTTGAGTTCAATGTTTCTTGGGTACGCTTTGCCGAGCCCAACCATGAACGTTTTGGAAAATTTTCTCATGAATCGATGTCATGAAAGTGTTGTTTTTTTGGTTCATCATACTGGTTGCTGAAGCTTGGGAGAAGAGTCTACACGTTGGTGGGGTGGAAGGGTGAtgcagtgaagcttgggagtcTCTACAAAGGTCTGAAGGTTCTATCGAAGAGTGCGTGTAAGGAAGTTTATACAAAAAGTGATACTCATTTTTTCACATAAAATGGCTTTTAAGTATTAATAACCCATTGTTAGTACTAACTACTAACTTACCATATCACTGAACAAAAGCTCAATTATTTCTGCTATTTTagatttctaaattttagactctgtaaattaaaaaatattggtCTGTCTGAAATTGgaataaaatttggatttttatccCCACCTTTGTGGAAATGGCAGTTAAGTTTCCGTGTCAATGGCGATGAAAAGTGGTTGCCTTTATGATCCATCCTTTTTATCTTAAATCACACACATCCGAAAGATAGCATCCAACGCGCTACTCTTTCACAATGAACACTCTGATGAAGACAGGTGGCGCGTGGCTTGTTTCGCCGTCGTTGGCAGCTGTGAGGAGGATGAGTGTAGCTGGTTTCGCCacgtcatcatcatcttcttccttacCCAATTGGGAAGGTGGAGTTTCCATGGTCCAAGGAGCTTCCAGAGGCATCGGCCTCGAGTTTGTGAGCTTCTTGAATCTTTTAACTTTTATTCAGCTGAGATCAGACTTAGATCCAAACCTGTCTGTTTAAGCCAAGGATTTCACGTTTTTTGTAGGTAAGGCAGTTGCTAGAGAATAGTAAGAAAGGACATGTTGTTGCCACTTGTCGGAATCCAAAAGAAGCAACAGACCTCGTTAATCTCAAGAACAGCTTTTCTGAGAGGCTTTTCATACAAAAACTTGATGTTACAGATGAAACTACCATTGAGGTTGTTGTCTCTTCCTTTAAATCTGTCCCCAGAGTGAATTTTGCGACTCGCTTGTGGTGTAAAATCTGCTACTACATGTTCTTGTCGGTTTAATTAGGAATCAGCGGAATCTGTAAGAGAAAGATATGGTTCTCTCAACTTGCTTATAAATGCCACTGGCATACTCTCAATTCCTGGTGTATTGCAGCCAGGTATGAGAGTAGTCGTCTTTCATTTAATTACTAATCAAGAGACGTTAGTTTCATGAGTAACCAGTGAAGCCTGCGAAAAAAGAAatgtgttttaatatttttcttttgattaaagTACAGAAACAACATTGAACAAGGTTGAGAAATCATCATTGATGCTTGCATATGAGGTTAATGCGGTTG contains these protein-coding regions:
- the LOC108842725 gene encoding pentatricopeptide repeat-containing protein At4g20740; its protein translation is MKLPKPPNLPEKPLKPNFFHGHRKPSRNRPVVHGSLFSNRQYLSRDPPKSQPNPVANRTPFDLRKWDPQSRAQPSPPPPPSATISAASERLSPIARFVLDAFRKNRNHWGPSVVSELNKLRRVTPSTVAEVLKAGNDAAVAAKFFHWAGKQKGYRHDFASYNAFAYCLNRTGNFRAADQLPELMDSQGRPPSEKQFEILIRMHADNRRGLRVYYVYEKMKKFGFKPSVFLYNRIMDALMKCGYFDLGLAVYGDFKEDGLVEERTTFMVLVKGLCKAGRMEEMLEILQRMRENLCKPDVFAYTAMIKTLVSEGNLDGSLRVWEEMKRDEVKPDVMAYGTLVLGLCKDGRVERGYEFFVEMKEKEILIDRDIYRVLIEGFVADGKVRCACDLWEDLVGSGYIADLGIYNAVIKGLCTVNQVDKAYKLFLVALDEELEPDFETLSPIMVSFVVLKRLSDFSDLLERIGEMGYPIADYLSQFFNLLCADKEKRTMALDVFDVLKTKGHVSVFVYNNLMEALYKMGNIEKSLSLLSEMKDFGFEPDSSSYSIAIRCSVEKGEVQEACLYHEKITEMSCVPSIAAYLSLARGLSQIGEIDAVMLLVRECLGNVESGPMEFKYALTVCHVCKTSSAEKVMEVLDEMNQEGVCISEVIYCAIISGMSKHGTIKAAREVFAELKRRKVMTEAEMVVYDEMLVEQTKKKTADLVLSGIKFFGLESKLRAKGCRILD
- the LOC108842728 gene encoding uncharacterized protein LOC108842728, which gives rise to MNTLMKTGGAWLVSPSLAAVRRMSVAGFATSSSSSSLPNWEGGVSMVQGASRGIGLEFVRQLLENSKKGHVVATCRNPKEATDLVNLKNSFSERLFIQKLDVTDETTIEESAESVRERYGSLNLLINATGILSIPGVLQPETTLNKVEKSSLMLAYEVNAVGPILVMKHMWPLLKAGGGNGTEREVAVVANLSARVGSIGDNKLGGWHSYRASKTALNQLTKNVSVELGRRKDPVVCILLHPGTVDTDLSRPFQRNVPEGKLFTKEYSVQKLLHIITNAKKQDNGKFFAWDGQEIPW